A single window of Salvelinus namaycush isolate Seneca chromosome 11, SaNama_1.0, whole genome shotgun sequence DNA harbors:
- the LOC120055979 gene encoding synaptosomal-associated protein 47-like isoform X1 — MTSPNRDIPIHSWPGSYYINSEKRWEAGTLSLTRTILRFTSDQSKENLVGFRLTRIMEIKMESSSFIFSTLTVLEHGNLKHWFGSLRPNRLVVYNVLEHFWRERLLSPSTEVQGAEAQPTKGRGLINLVAGAQRRLEDTGNVLHHQGEQFDNVMQGLDKIDSDMGVADKLLSELQSPPWWPFGKLPWKSQQDANAEHAAREATCKGRATGKHRVITSIPAIVSRGGDSDLKPGCLMVMVSSLEVRDTNYVLLHRFERDEVDDIRVHNPYEISVRQRFIGKPDICFRLLSAKMPEAMSVLEMQYKKKVEYTSEYSAFKTTPATTPGDQDQGSIWNAAGLQQYQETEVPSTVPAGELSQVHLHVLKPEVTQAEVQELRQMLMQLKNLALEAETELERQDEALDVLTTSTDQATMHIDKHTCRMKRLL; from the exons ATGACAAGCCCAAACCGAGACATCCCCATCCACAGCTGGCCAGGCTCCTACTACATCAACAGCGAGAAGCGCTGGGAGGCCGGGACCCTGTCCCTGACCCGCACCATATTGCGCTTCACCTCAGACCAGAGCAAAGAGAACCTGGTTGGCTTCCGCCTCACCAGGATCATGGAGATCAAGATGGAGTCGTCCAGCTTCATCTTCAGCACTCTGACTGTGTTGGAGCATGGGAATCTCAAGCATTGGTTCGGCTCACTGAGGCCCAACCGGTTGGTGGTCTACAATGTCCTGGAGCATTTctggagggagaggttgttgtcccccTCTACTGAGGTCCAGGGGGCCGAGGCACAGCCCACCAAGGGGAGGGGGCTGATTAATCTGGTGGCGGGGGCTCAAAGACGGCTAGAGGACACAGGGAATGTCCTCCACCACCAGGGAGAGCAGTTTGATAACGTCATGCAGGGCCTGGACAAGATCGACTCTGATATGGGCGTGGCAGACAA GCTACTGTCTGAACTGCAGTCTCCCCCTTGGTGGCCTTTTGGCAAATTACCCTGGAAGAGTCAGCAGGATGCCAATGCTGAGCATGCTGCCAGAGAGGCCACTTGTAAGGGAAGAGCAACAGGCAAGCACAGAGTGATCACCAGCATACCAGCCATCGTTTCCAGAGGTGGAGACTCGGACCTGAAGCCTGGCTGCTTGATGGTGATGGTCTCCTCTTTAGAAGTCCGAGACACAAACTATGTGCTCCTCCACCGCTTTGAGAGGGACGAAGTGGATGACATCCGGGTGCACAACCCTTATGAGATCAGTGTGAGGCAGAGGTTCATTGGGAAGCCAGACATATGCTTCAGACTCCTGTCGGCTAAAATGCCGGAGGCCATGTCTGTGCTAGAGATGCAGTATAAGAAGAAGGTGGAGTACACGAGTGAGTACTCTGCCTTTAAGACGACCCCAGCCACAACCCCAGGTGACCAGGATCAAGGTTCAATATGGAATGCAG CAGGCTTGCAGCAGTACCAGGAGACAGAGGTCCCCAGTACGGTCCCAGCAGGAGAGCTTTCCCAGGTGCATTTACATGTCCTTAAGCCAGAGGTTACTCAGGCTGAGGTTCAGGAGCTCCGACAG ATGCTAATGCAGCTGAAAAATCTTGCTCTGGAGGCTGAGACTGAGCTGGAGAGGCAAGACGAGGCCCTGGATGTTCTGACCACCTCTACGGACCAGGCCACCAtgcacatagacaaacacacctGCCGCATGAAAAGGCTGCTGTAA
- the LOC120055979 gene encoding synaptosomal-associated protein 47-like isoform X2: protein MTSPNRDIPIHSWPGSYYINSEKRWEAGTLSLTRTILRFTSDQSKENLVGFRLTRIMEIKMESSSFIFSTLTVLEHGNLKHWFGSLRPNRLVVYNVLEHFWRERLLSPSTEVQGAEAQPTKGRGLINLVAGAQRRLEDTGNVLHHQGEQFDNVMQGLDKIDSDMGVADKLLSELQSPPWWPFGKLPWKSQQDANAEHAAREATCKGRATGKHRVITSIPAIVSRGGDSDLKPGCLMVMVSSLEVRDTNYVLLHRFERDEVDDIRVHNPYEISVRQRFIGKPDICFRLLSAKMPEAMSVLEMQYKKKVEYTSEYSAFKTTPATTPGDQDQGSIWNAGLQQYQETEVPSTVPAGELSQVHLHVLKPEVTQAEVQELRQMLMQLKNLALEAETELERQDEALDVLTTSTDQATMHIDKHTCRMKRLL from the exons ATGACAAGCCCAAACCGAGACATCCCCATCCACAGCTGGCCAGGCTCCTACTACATCAACAGCGAGAAGCGCTGGGAGGCCGGGACCCTGTCCCTGACCCGCACCATATTGCGCTTCACCTCAGACCAGAGCAAAGAGAACCTGGTTGGCTTCCGCCTCACCAGGATCATGGAGATCAAGATGGAGTCGTCCAGCTTCATCTTCAGCACTCTGACTGTGTTGGAGCATGGGAATCTCAAGCATTGGTTCGGCTCACTGAGGCCCAACCGGTTGGTGGTCTACAATGTCCTGGAGCATTTctggagggagaggttgttgtcccccTCTACTGAGGTCCAGGGGGCCGAGGCACAGCCCACCAAGGGGAGGGGGCTGATTAATCTGGTGGCGGGGGCTCAAAGACGGCTAGAGGACACAGGGAATGTCCTCCACCACCAGGGAGAGCAGTTTGATAACGTCATGCAGGGCCTGGACAAGATCGACTCTGATATGGGCGTGGCAGACAA GCTACTGTCTGAACTGCAGTCTCCCCCTTGGTGGCCTTTTGGCAAATTACCCTGGAAGAGTCAGCAGGATGCCAATGCTGAGCATGCTGCCAGAGAGGCCACTTGTAAGGGAAGAGCAACAGGCAAGCACAGAGTGATCACCAGCATACCAGCCATCGTTTCCAGAGGTGGAGACTCGGACCTGAAGCCTGGCTGCTTGATGGTGATGGTCTCCTCTTTAGAAGTCCGAGACACAAACTATGTGCTCCTCCACCGCTTTGAGAGGGACGAAGTGGATGACATCCGGGTGCACAACCCTTATGAGATCAGTGTGAGGCAGAGGTTCATTGGGAAGCCAGACATATGCTTCAGACTCCTGTCGGCTAAAATGCCGGAGGCCATGTCTGTGCTAGAGATGCAGTATAAGAAGAAGGTGGAGTACACGAGTGAGTACTCTGCCTTTAAGACGACCCCAGCCACAACCCCAGGTGACCAGGATCAAGGTTCAATATGGAATGCAG GCTTGCAGCAGTACCAGGAGACAGAGGTCCCCAGTACGGTCCCAGCAGGAGAGCTTTCCCAGGTGCATTTACATGTCCTTAAGCCAGAGGTTACTCAGGCTGAGGTTCAGGAGCTCCGACAG ATGCTAATGCAGCTGAAAAATCTTGCTCTGGAGGCTGAGACTGAGCTGGAGAGGCAAGACGAGGCCCTGGATGTTCTGACCACCTCTACGGACCAGGCCACCAtgcacatagacaaacacacctGCCGCATGAAAAGGCTGCTGTAA
- the iba57 gene encoding putative transferase CAF17 homolog, mitochondrial, whose protein sequence is MYSCCFSHTYQTMHRMGLVCFARAAVGPNSLLRLYSRNFNARKCSEPRYQWTGAWCQAGLTNINNYSQEARKNELGQYVCYHLPHRTLLKVQGQDTRSFLQGIVTNDMELFAKEEQNVLYAHMLNVQGRTLYDIIIYRLKVAEAGCGVLVECDTTIKDVILKHLKVYKIRRQVKISTCPELSLWAVLPQGTAPGHERPKPDLTAPEKALMWEEDPRTEAMGWRLVVDNKVDPLEMIPWCQQGDSEEYHRHRYAIGLPEGVKDLPPGVALPLESNLVYMQGISFSKGCYIGQELTARTHHTGVVRKRLMPVRMSAPAEGLEEGVSLQTQSGKPAGKHRAGVGELGLSLIRLAHAKEPLTLKASEDTTVTLEASVPDWWPKDTKAK, encoded by the exons ATGTACAGTTGCTGTTTTTCGCACACGTACCAAACAATGCACCGTATGGGATTGGTTTGTTTCGCTAGGGCCGCGGTTGGTCCAAACTCTTTACTTCGACTCTACTCACGCAATTTCAATGCTAGAAAATGTTCCGAACCCCGGTACCAGTGGACAGGTGCTTGGTGCCAAGCAGGATTGACCAACATCAATAATTACAGTCAGGAAGCACGTAAGAATGAATTGGGACAGTATGTTTGCTATCATCTTCCACACAGGACCTTACTGAAAGTTCAAGGGCAAGATACAAGATCGTTTCTTCAAGGTATTGTAACCAATGACATGGAGCTCTTTGCAAAAGAGGAACAGAACGTTTTGTATGCGCACATGCTGAACGTTCAAGGAAGGACACTGTATGACATTATCATATACAG gTTGAAAGTAGCAGAAGCGGGTTGTGGTGTTCTGGTCGAGTGTGACACCACCATAAAGGATGTAATTTTGAAACATTTGAAGGTGTACAAAATCCGCCGGCAGGTGAAGATCAGCACCTGTCCAGAGCTTTCTCTATGGGCTGTGTTGCCTCAGGGAACAGCCCCAGGCCACGAGAGGCCTAAGCCAGATCTCACTGCCCCAGAAAAAGCTCTGATGTGGGAGGAAGATCCGAGAACTGAAGCCATGGGCTGGAGGTTGGTGGTGGACAACAAAGTCGATCCTCTTGAAATGATTCCATGGTGTCAGCAAGGCGACTCAGAAGAGTACCACAGGCACCGCTATGCAATAG GACTTCCTGAGGGGGTGAAGGACCTTCCTCCCGGGGTGGCTCTTCCTCTGGAGTCCAACCTGGTCTACATGCAGGGCATCAGCTTCAGTAAAGGCTGTTACATTGGCCAGGAGTTGACCGCCAGGACTCATCACACCGGGGTGGTGCGGAAGCGTCTGATGCCTGTACGCATGTCAGCACCAGCCGAAGGCCTGGAGGAAGGAGTATCGCTACAGACCCAGTCTGGCAAGCCAGCCGGGAAGCACAGGGCCGGGGTTGGAGAGCTGGGCCTGAGCCTGATCCGCCTGGCTCACGCTAAAGAGCCACTGACACTCAAGGCGTCAGAGGACACCACAGTGACTCTAGAGGCCTCCGTGCCAGACTGGTGGCCCAAAGACACTAAAGCAAAATGA